The following coding sequences lie in one Niabella agricola genomic window:
- a CDS encoding alpha-L-arabinofuranosidase C-terminal domain-containing protein — protein MQGIHKTILCLLFRRPLLVLLFTAAQLSGHGQEKTSVTITIPQNPAPVDPMIYGQMLENVNDSMIYGGVTDMQGNEQKQVIPLLKDLQVPVLRWPGGTVVYEYHWRNGIGPRSLRPVVSTLAWQGKENYQFGTDEFLQWCRKIGTTPYINLNMGTHPLYGSTLREALEWIGYVNGPEDSDMGKLRAYHGHKDPYGVKYWGIGNENYLPGRAARVQDPDTVYAERLRLWASTIKAQFPDLSLLGVGHTSGWNHTVLERAGPYIDFLTQHYYVNAKVKDGRLQDPAATLFAPAKMEAHLKLLSAQLTEMNRTLQRTQHPIRLSVDEWNDRHGVYNGNSYQFSRQSVRKQFDVTVAAGMLNVFIRQSPVVGMANYIFPVNAHGLIRTVGTDDAFRTPLYYLFKQYREKMTGHKIDVTLKGPGIDAKTTPFNITGDCDEVTLPDAPLTFVDATAVLNKEGQIHIALVNRSADNTQEAIITVPSGYKAVGIWELAHRNINASNEPGKRFEVVPRTRTVKQKGTGISVRLLPCAFALLQLVAE, from the coding sequence ATGCAAGGAATCCATAAAACAATCTTGTGCTTACTTTTCCGGAGGCCGCTGCTGGTGCTACTTTTTACAGCGGCACAGCTATCCGGTCACGGGCAGGAAAAAACATCAGTCACGATTACCATACCACAAAATCCGGCCCCGGTAGATCCGATGATCTACGGACAAATGCTGGAAAATGTGAACGACAGCATGATCTATGGCGGCGTTACGGACATGCAGGGGAACGAGCAAAAGCAGGTCATTCCCCTATTAAAAGATCTGCAGGTGCCGGTGCTCCGGTGGCCCGGCGGAACCGTTGTTTATGAATACCATTGGCGCAACGGGATCGGGCCCCGTTCATTACGGCCCGTGGTGTCTACCCTTGCCTGGCAGGGAAAAGAAAACTACCAGTTCGGTACCGACGAGTTCCTGCAATGGTGCCGGAAGATCGGTACCACTCCTTATATCAATCTCAATATGGGTACGCATCCGCTTTATGGCAGTACCCTCCGGGAAGCACTGGAATGGATCGGGTATGTAAACGGTCCGGAGGATTCCGATATGGGGAAATTGCGCGCATACCATGGGCATAAAGATCCTTATGGTGTAAAGTACTGGGGCATCGGTAATGAAAATTACCTCCCTGGCCGGGCGGCACGGGTACAGGATCCGGATACCGTGTACGCAGAGCGGCTCCGCCTTTGGGCATCTACCATCAAAGCGCAGTTCCCCGATCTGAGCCTGCTCGGTGTAGGACACACTTCCGGCTGGAACCATACCGTACTGGAACGCGCCGGGCCTTATATCGATTTTTTAACACAGCACTATTATGTAAATGCCAAAGTAAAAGACGGACGATTACAGGATCCGGCCGCCACCTTGTTTGCACCGGCAAAAATGGAAGCTCATTTAAAGCTGTTGAGTGCACAGCTGACTGAAATGAATCGAACGCTGCAACGTACGCAGCACCCTATCCGGCTTTCGGTAGATGAATGGAATGACCGGCATGGCGTATACAACGGCAACAGTTACCAGTTTTCCCGCCAATCGGTAAGAAAACAATTTGATGTAACGGTAGCCGCCGGTATGCTGAACGTGTTCATACGGCAAAGTCCGGTGGTAGGTATGGCCAACTACATCTTCCCGGTGAATGCGCATGGTTTGATACGTACGGTTGGTACCGATGATGCATTTCGTACGCCGCTTTACTACCTTTTTAAACAATACCGCGAAAAAATGACCGGGCATAAAATAGATGTAACTTTAAAAGGTCCGGGTATTGATGCAAAAACAACTCCGTTTAACATTACGGGCGATTGTGATGAAGTAACCCTGCCCGATGCACCATTGACTTTTGTAGATGCAACCGCAGTCCTGAATAAAGAAGGGCAGATCCATATCGCGCTGGTGAACCGTTCGGCGGATAACACCCAGGAAGCCATCATTACCGTTCCTTCCGGTTATAAGGCCGTAGGTATCTGGGAACTGGCGCATAGAAATATTAATGCATCTAACGAGCCCGGCAAGCGCTTTGAAGTGGTGCCCCGGACCAGAACGGTAAAACAAAAAGGCACCGGCATCAGCGTCCGGCTGCTTCCCTGCGCCTTTGCCCTGTTGCAGCTGGTAGCAGAATAA
- a CDS encoding RagB/SusD family nutrient uptake outer membrane protein has protein sequence MKKICFLYIILLITACTRQLDRLPLDAPSTETFPATESEMQAALVGCFSPLNLRFGENPYAIWFEMYSDIAANRDVTPNASWGTPTAGDVNTIWNTMYTVISRCNFLLDHIDRVVGATDQSKAKVTGTARFLRAYCYSILSQLYGDVPLATKTLSLEEAYIGRSAKKDVVDFILTEFKEAAALLPATNQPNTMNVSSGAAWALASRVALYNERWTDAIEAAQKVMALEGTEFVLNADYATIALRAGKTSKEIIWAIQFNYNDIFHETPVSFRSRMASGFCNRIPVQTLVDAYDCTDGLPIDKSPKYDPAHPFDNRDPRLAKTIALPGSVYYGYQFETHKDSLKCWNYNVSPAVRVDNLDATHTFASFSGYCWRKYADPTEAHATRSEINPIIIRYAEVLLNYAEAKIEAGQTDESIYTAINKIRKRAGMPDITTGKNTAELRSIIRKERKVELAGEGLRYFDIIRWKIADRVLNGPCYGRNPRGFLSAAPAIDANGTPDYTNVPDKDKMRVIQVRTFINPANYLWPIPDIEIQTNKKLTQNPGY, from the coding sequence ATGAAAAAGATTTGTTTTTTATATATCATCCTCCTGATAACGGCCTGCACCCGGCAGCTGGACCGGCTTCCCCTGGATGCCCCGTCTACAGAAACCTTCCCGGCCACAGAGTCTGAAATGCAGGCGGCACTGGTGGGATGTTTTAGTCCGTTGAATTTACGGTTTGGCGAAAACCCATACGCCATCTGGTTTGAAATGTATTCCGACATTGCCGCCAACCGCGATGTTACCCCCAATGCCTCCTGGGGCACACCCACCGCCGGCGATGTAAATACCATCTGGAACACGATGTATACCGTGATCTCCCGTTGTAATTTCCTGCTGGATCATATCGACCGTGTAGTGGGGGCTACGGATCAGTCAAAAGCAAAAGTAACCGGCACGGCACGGTTCCTGCGGGCTTATTGTTACAGCATTCTTTCCCAGCTGTATGGTGATGTACCGTTGGCGACCAAAACACTAAGCCTGGAGGAGGCATATATCGGGCGCTCGGCAAAGAAGGACGTTGTGGATTTTATCCTTACAGAGTTTAAAGAAGCCGCGGCATTGCTTCCGGCCACCAACCAGCCCAATACCATGAATGTATCTTCCGGAGCGGCCTGGGCACTGGCATCCCGCGTAGCCCTGTACAATGAGCGTTGGACAGATGCGATTGAAGCGGCCCAAAAAGTGATGGCCCTGGAAGGAACAGAATTTGTATTAAATGCCGACTACGCCACGATCGCGCTGCGCGCAGGCAAAACCTCCAAAGAGATCATCTGGGCTATACAGTTTAACTATAACGATATCTTTCACGAAACGCCGGTCTCCTTCCGTTCACGCATGGCCAGCGGCTTCTGCAACCGCATACCGGTGCAGACCCTGGTTGACGCTTATGATTGTACAGATGGCTTGCCGATCGATAAATCACCCAAATATGATCCCGCACATCCATTCGACAACCGGGATCCGCGGCTGGCCAAGACCATTGCCCTGCCCGGTTCGGTGTACTACGGCTACCAGTTTGAAACGCATAAAGACAGCCTGAAATGCTGGAACTACAATGTATCGCCGGCGGTACGGGTCGATAACCTGGATGCCACCCATACCTTCGCCAGTTTTTCCGGCTATTGCTGGCGGAAATATGCAGACCCGACCGAAGCGCATGCTACCAGGTCCGAGATCAACCCGATCATCATCCGTTATGCAGAAGTGCTGCTCAATTACGCAGAGGCAAAAATAGAAGCCGGGCAAACCGATGAATCGATCTACACGGCCATCAACAAGATCCGTAAACGGGCGGGCATGCCGGATATCACTACAGGTAAAAACACTGCTGAACTGCGCTCGATCATTCGCAAGGAACGCAAGGTGGAACTGGCAGGAGAAGGATTGCGTTATTTCGACATCATCCGCTGGAAAATCGCCGATCGTGTGCTGAACGGTCCTTGCTATGGCCGCAATCCCAGGGGGTTCCTGTCGGCGGCTCCGGCCATTGATGCCAACGGCACACCGGATTATACCAATGTGCCGGATAAGGATAAAATGCGGGTAATACAGGTACGTACGTTCATCAATCCGGCCAATTATCTATGGCCCATACCGGATATTGAAATACAGACCAACAAAAAACTCACGCAGAATCCCGGGTATTAA